From Triticum urartu cultivar G1812 chromosome 2, Tu2.1, whole genome shotgun sequence, a single genomic window includes:
- the LOC125534964 gene encoding oryzalexin E synthase-like, with protein sequence MSYPTSSSPRMWWTCTYAPGAQPFRGLIVPVLEEWSKSNVSDAFPFLAPIDHLLGSRRRISINLAKLFNFFDQEIVQRRLARTGSGSGSEKNNDVLDILLERHAMSKLTRQEIITFLTDMFIAASDTSTVTVQWAMAQLLRHPEKMDKVRNELAACVGVRSSDFVKESDLDNRESIWCTGPCGATGAPDTVSR encoded by the exons ATGTCATATCCAACATCCTCTTCTCCGAGGATGTGGTGGACTTGCACGTACGCACCGGGGGCCCAACCTTTCAGGGGACTCATAGTGCCGGTACTAGAGGAGTGGTCAAAATCCAACGTCTCTGACGCCTTCCCATTCCTCGCACCAATTGACCACCTCCTCGGCTCGCGTCGCCGCATCTCCATAAATCTCGCCAAACTGTTCAACTTCTTTGACCAAGAGATCGTTCAGCGCCGATTAGCTAGAACTGGCAGTGGCAGTGGCAGTGAGAAGAACAACGACGTGCTGGACATTCTCCTCGAGCGGCACGCCATGTCCAAGCTCACTCGGCAAGAAATCATCACGTTCCTAACA GATATGTTCATCGCTGCAAGTGACACGAGCACGGTGACAGTGCAGTGGGCTATGGCGCAACTACTGCGCCACCCAGAGAAGATGGATAAGGTGCGCAATGAGCTCGCAGCGTGCGTTGGAGTTAGGTCCAGTGACTTTGTGAAGGAGAGCGACCTCGACAACCGGGAAAGTATCTGGTGCACCGGTCCTTGTGGTGCTACCGGTGCACCGGACACCGTATCACGTTAg